One Chaetodon trifascialis isolate fChaTrf1 chromosome 13, fChaTrf1.hap1, whole genome shotgun sequence DNA segment encodes these proteins:
- the LOC139341358 gene encoding androgen-dependent TFPI-regulating protein: MDLTLRRVYHIAVFSWYAFIVKCLAAKDGEELPPGIFVYGGPWKYLTFLNLLLQMTFFGLAAVNDLQPGKKSESVLIKCKDLLFSVFAFPVGMFVVLLFWGIFAYDRELVYPATIDTFFPPWINHAMHTFVLPVLLGEVLVQPHIYPQRKNALAALGVVGLSYLFWIVWVYLSVGIWVYPLLGHFNTAGLVGFFFFNMSVVTLLYMLGDKLNSHVWSKDMKKMTQGK, from the exons ATGGACTTAACCCTGAGGAGAGTGTACCACATCGCAGTATTCAGCTGGTATGCTTTCATTGTGAAGTGTCTCGCTGCTAAGGATGGAGAGGAGTTACCACCAGGAATCTTTGTTTATGGAGGACCCTGGAAGTACCTTACTTTTTTGAATTTG TTGTTACAGATGACATTCTTCGGTCTGGCAGCGGTGAATGACCTACAACCTGGGAAAAAGTCAGAGAGCGTTCTGATCAAATGTAAAGaccttctcttctctgtctttgcctTCCCTGTGGGCATG TTTGTTGTTCTCCTTTTCTGGGGGATCTTTGCCTATGACAGAGAACTAGTCTACCCAGCGACTATTGACACCTTCTTCCCCCCCTGGATTAACCACGCTATG CACACGTTTGTCCTTCCTGTGTTACTTGGAGAGGTGCTGGTGCAGCCTCACATCTACCCACAGAGGAAAAATGCGCTGGCAGCATTGGGAGTCGTGGGCTTGTCTTACTTGTTTTG GATTGTATGGGTGTACTTGTCAGTTGGGATTTGGGTGTATCCCCTTCTGGGCCACTTCAACACTGCTGGTCTGGTGggcttcttctttttcaacaTGTCAGTGGTGACATTGCTCTACATGCTAGGGGACAAGCTCAACAGCCATGTCTGGA GTAAggacatgaaaaaaatgaccCAAGGAAAGTAA
- the LOC139340947 gene encoding cytochrome c oxidase subunit 5B, mitochondrial-like: MAGRLLLRTCTVLQLRSNVVARPLHRTMATVRGIPTDDEQATGLERHALQGFKHGKDPYSILKPREHAGSKEDPHIVPCIGTKRLVGCLCEEDNTAVVWFWLHEGDAQRCPSCGSHYKLVHHELPH; encoded by the exons ATGGCGGGACGTCTTCTTCTCCGAACTTGTACAGTATTACAGCTGAGGAGCAATGTGGTGGCCAGACCGTTACACCGTACCATGGCCACAGTGAGAG GAATACCAACAGATGATGAACAAGCCACCGGACTGGAGCGACATGCCCTGCAGGGCTTCAAACATGGAAAG GATCCCTACAGTATTCTGAAGCCCAGGGAACATGCTGGCTCTAAGGAGGACCCTCACATTGTGCCATGCATTGGAACCAAGAGGCTGGTGGGCTGTCTTT GTGAGGAGGACAACACTGCTGTTGTGTGGTTTTGGCTTCATGAGGGAGATGCCCAGCGCTGTCCCTCCTGTGGTTCCCACTATAAGCTGGTCCACCACGAGCTACCACATTGA
- the fam83ha gene encoding protein FAM83H, giving the protein MARRSQCSSAGDNPLHPNYLPPHYREEYRLAIDALVEEDLDGYYQFLQKADVVDFLSSPEIQYIQESVQVPQQSSHPEQRFLETGGDGSSDTYWPIHSDLDAPGLDLGWPQLHHLIGPTEVTTLVNPPEPDMPSIKEQARRLIKNAHQVIAIVMNMFTDVDIFQDILNAAMRNVAVYVLLDEQNAHHFLNMVSNCRVNLQSIQFLRVRTVSGITYHCRSGKSFKGQMMDSFLLTDCRAVLSGNYSFMWSFEKLHRCMAHLFLGQLVATFDEEFRILFAQSQPLMIENVLAPMEDYSVLQKKLYPSERISLYREPRKFRPMDTAHSEEWARHSCDERMDIDWRMMPLKKKETVHDPADVYSKFPFQQSRMDLSLEQGASRMPMMESPAFKRHSYAEGVHGRYSYPFLPQQGMPEPDNQGRQFHRGHQPYPGHDPGKEADYSAYDKFWNQDYLLADQYSESGLPPEMEPPDNFDPVLNYLSSTRNVDFDQGSDKLPPVADLPFSSSQPRRLSLGQPYACQRSPTPTAPTEQKSFFLEPNTDRKDPVVKRGLRDWRISSYLSAYDNPGDEGLPLAPPNAADAFEEPSNLTQQTTPGIDLSVPKIPNVREFKVPAMPRASQLTIYTKTAAQEQTKKLPDEPTAVAVDTKTTPTPSDSSSIAEGEKTEEAEPKEPKTAVVHREESFRRKYNAAVQRSSRLRSSLIFSSLDQQHTSQDPKTASGQQDEDKDKNEAEQTKQPFVSQGLGQRRSRGPFDLTRYMKSATFDNSATDSPKPDGGNGKVDGKDSSTDENSKDLQESLKLPVGEKADSSPSLPQSKPSDAELAKTDQPIKPPKPLLTSPLYVDMNDPDARLMFFKELAAKRKAAMAAEAEKSKEKAPMKPLTELKNSATVRKEGPVPQETAEKMADTAASEDSEKNATAENEGKAASTEACKSVSPSLDVSDKTDNVDSRVENDPNTSQRSKKEQSRVSADSEKIELKNSQPAATLTVSAGPEAPQSKPSEEPKLSNPTVDKSSPSHPPTPTNATPPNIPSLAQGTDESENLCLDSTSKESRSLTTSSVEVPTSPASALYSDIPNPESVQVESSISSSPPLSEQHAGSEFSSSKPSTQSSSADHAVPDCGSQIHPNPSPSISTPPSSPAETISSDVTTDHSSSTLISPISPPNAQGTVGPLAQSVVEPSQKSATSSISQTKSEPPQALDSVSQLTSSETFSAAESGHEESDISRDTCAAGSEPNTSSLQSTAKTDSEESCAPKNQTVPQVVGEESEVLGSSKDVQADSLSPSLSPLSPESCLPNVADQESKSRSNQNDIIIPTPSPAHPPPEHSLVETSSPVHPDVTPNASQSETTAYLQDAPMKVAPPSELNLIQPVTPSPSETLSCATLTDSVGSVLSPEAEKTLSALHSSSDNDSLPQQVTTDSMLPSTETCSPTEPTSNTPIEPDLPCKTPESVSSETHPSEPPVPAGNSDMDSRKEVSQEPETPDPGEKKTDDTETTNKVHTTNTQESVCSEKTNDQEKQNNCSQVLVITSEEAVPPSPQSKQPKSNQSRYLSSTANVLSSSNLRDDTKLLLEQISAQSQSRNEATKEPVTDDEKEDEADKNAKREKERGMRSFSRGQQKSSQEREKLLEKIQSMRKERKVYSRFEMAP; this is encoded by the exons ATGGCACGTCGCTCTCAGTGTTCCTCTGCAGGGGATAACCCCCTGCACCCCAACTACCTCCCTCCTCACTATCGGGAAGAGTACCGTTTGGCTATTGACGCACTGGTTGAGGAGGACTTGGATGGATACTATCAGTTCCTTCAAAAAGCAGATGTGGTGGACTTCCTGTCCTCACCTGAGATTCAGTACATTCAGGAGTCTGTTCAGGTCCCTCAGCAGAGCAGCCACCCTGAACAGCGTTTTCTAGAGACCGGCGGAGATGGCTCCTCAGACACTTACTGGCCGATTCACTCTGACCTGGACGCACCAGGTTTGGACCTTGGCTGGCCTCAACTGCATCACTTAATTGGGCCCACAGAGGTCACCACTCTGGTCAACCCCCCCGAACCTGACATGCCGAGTATCAAGGAGCAGGCCCGACGACTTATCAAGAATGCTCATCAG GTGATTGCTATTGTGATGAACATGTTTACCgatgttgacatttttcaaGATATTCTCAACGCTGCCATGAGGAATGTTGCCGTCTACGTCCTTCTAGACGAGCAGAACGCCCATCACTTCCTCAACATGGTGTCCAACTGCAGAGTCAATCTACAGAGCATTCAA TTTTTGCGGGTGAGAACCGTGTCTGGCATCACATATCACTGCCGCTCAGGGAAGTCCTTCAAAGGTCAGATGATGGATTCCTTCTTGTTGACAGACTGCAGGGCTGTGCTGAGTGGAAACTACAG CTTCATGTGGTCTTTTGAGAAGCTCCATCGCTGCATGGCACACCTTTTCCTGGGACAGCTTGTAGCGACCTTTGACGAAGAGTTTCGTATCCTGTTTGCTCAGTCCCAACCACTGATGATTGAAAATGTGCTTGCTCCAATGGAAGATTATAGCGTTTTACAAAAGAAGCTGTACCCGAGTGAAAGAATTTCACTGTACAGAGAACCAAGGAAATTTCGACCAATGGACACTGCTCATTCAGAGGAATGGGCGAGACATTCATGTGATGAACGTATGGATATCGATTGGAGAATGATGCCCCTAAAAAAGAAGGAAACTGTGCACGACCCTGCAGATGTGTACAGTAAGTTTCCATTCCAGCAATCACGCATGGATCTGTCGTTGGAGCAGGGTGCTTCCAGGATGCCCATGATGGAAAGTCCTGCCTTCAAACGTCACAGTTATGCTGAAGGCGTTCATGGTAGATACTCTTACCCATTCCTGCCACAACAGGGAATGCCAGAGCCTGACAACCAGGGAAGGCAGTTTCACAGGGGGCACCAGCCTTATCCAGGACACGACCCAGGAAAAGAAGCAGATTACAGTGCCTACGACAAGTTCTGGAACCAAGACTATCTTTTAGCAGATCAGTATTCTGAATCTGGCTTACCACCAGAGATGGAACCACCTGACAACTTTGACCCAGTGCTTAACTATTTATCATCGACCAGAAATGTAGACTTTGACCAGGGCTCAGATAAATTACCACCTGTGGCAGATTTGCCTTTTAGTTCATCTCAACCTAGAAGATTGAGTTTAGGCCAGCCATATGCCTGTCAAAGATCTCCCACCCCCACTGCTCCTACTGAGCAGAAGTCGTTTTTCCTGGAACCTAACACTGACCGCAAGGATCCTGTGGTGAAACGGGGGCTAAGAGACTGGAGGATTAGCTCATACCTCAGTGCATATGACAATCCAGGAGATGAAGGCCTGCCGTTAGCACCGCCTAATGCTGCAGATGCTTTTGAAGAGCCCTCTAACCTCACACAGCAAACAACACCAGGCATAGATCTATCAGTCCCTAAAATCCCCAATGTCAGAGAGTTTAAGGTTCCTGCAATGCCCAGGGCAAGTCAGTTGACAATTTATACCAAAACCGCTGCACAAGAGCAGACGAAGAAATTGCCTGATGAACCTACAGCTGTGGCAGTGGACACTAAAACAACCCCGACACCTTCAGACTCATCATCCATAGCtgaaggagaaaagacagaggaggcagagccaAAGGAACCAAAAACTGCTGTTGTTCATAGGGAGGAGTCGTTCCGAAGGAAATACAATGCAGCAGTACAGAGGAGCTCTAGGTTAAGATCCTCTCTGATATTCAGCTCTCTGGACCAGCAGCATACTTCTCAAGATCCTAAAACTGCTTCAGGCCAACAGGatgaggacaaagacaaaaatgaggctgaacagacaaaacaaccTTTTGTTTCTCAGGGTTTGGGACAAAGGAGATCAAGAGGACCCTTTGATTTGACCCGTTACATGAAGTCAGCCACTTTTGATAATTCTGCCACAGATTCACCCAAACCAGACGGTGGAAATGGTAAAGTGGATGGTAAGGATTCATCAACGGATGAAAACTCAAAGGATCTACAAGAGTCATTAAAACTGCCAGTTGGAGAGAAAGCAGATTCTTCACCATCATTGCCCCAATCCAAGCCTTCTGATGCTGAGCTGGCCAAAACCGATCAACCTATAAAACCACCCAAACCTTTGCTCACCAGTCCATTGTATGTGGATATGAATGATCCTGATGCAAGGCTAATGTTTTTCAAAGAACTGGCAGCCAAACGCAAAGCTGCTATGGCTGCAGAAGCTgaaaagagcaaagagaagGCTCCAATGAAACCACTAACTGAACTAAAAAACAGTGCTACTGTTAGAAAGGAGGGACCTGTACCACAAGAAACTGCAGAAAAGATGGCTGACACTGCAGCGTCTGAGgattcagaaaaaaatgctaCTGCAGAGAATGAAGGGAAAGCAGCATCCACAGAAGCATGCAAGTCAGTCAGTCCATCTTTAGATGTCAGTGATAAGACTGACAATGTGGACAGTCGGGTCGAGAATGATCCCAATACCAGCCAAAGGTctaaaaaagaacaaagcagaGTTTCAGCTGATTCAGAGAAGATTGAGCTGAAGAATAGCCAACCAGCTGCAACTCTGACTGTTTCAGCAGGACCAGAAGCACCTCAGAGCAAACCATCAGAAGAACCAAAGCTGTCAAATCCAACAGTAGACAAGAGTAGCCCCAGTCATCCACCTACACCCACAAATGCTACTCCTCCTAATATCCCTTCTCTTGCACAAGGTACTgatgaaagtgaaaatctgTGCCTTGATTCTACCTCAAAGGAGTCTAGGTCACTCACTACCAGTTCAGTGGAGGTACCAACATCTCCTGCATCTGCATTGTATTCTGACATCCCGAATCCTGAATCAGTGCAGGTAGAATCCAGcatctcctcttctccaccgCTATCTGAACAACACGCTGGGTCAGAGTTCAGCTCTTCTAAGCCATCAACACAAAGCTCTTCCGCTGATCACGCTGTGCCAGATTGTGGTTCACAGATCCATCCAAACCCTTCACCCTCTATCTCtactcctccttcttctccagCAGAGACCATATCTTCTGATGTTACTACAGATCACTCAAGCTCAACCCTAATTTCCCCAATATCACCCCCAAATGCACAGGGAACGGTCGGCCCCTTAGCCCAATCAGTCGTGGAACCTTCACAAAAATCTGCGACTTCTTCCATCAGCCAAACAAAATCTGAGCCTCCCCAAGCTCTAGATTCTGTTTCCCAGTTGACGTCATCTGAGACCTTTTCAGCAGCTGAATCTGGACATGAGGAATCTGACATTTCTAGAGACACATGTGCTGCTGGTTCAGAGCCAAACACATCCTCATTACAGTCCACAGCAAAGACAGACTCTGAAGAATCTTGTGCTCCTA AAAACCAAACTGTTCCACAAGTTGTTGGAGAGGAATCTGAGGTTCTTGGATCATCAAAGGATGTCCAAGCTGATAGCTTATCTCCTAGCCTTAGCCCCCTATCGCCTGAATCATGTTTGCCTAATGTAGCTGATCAGGAAAGTAAATCCCGATCTAAtcaaaatgacattattattcCTACTCCCTCCCCAGCACACCCTCCACCTGAACATTCTTTAGTAGAGACAAGCTCTCCTGTTCATCCAGACGTAACTCCTAATGCTTCCCAGTCAGAAACAACTGCATATCTTCAAGATGCACCAATGAAAGTGGCCCCTCCCTCTGAACTTAACTTGATACAACCTGTCACCCCCAGCCCTTCTGAAACACTATCATGTGCTACTCTAACTGACTCAGTTGGATCAGTTTTGTCCCCCGAGGCTGAAAAAACATTGTCTGCATTGCACAGCTCCTCGGATAATGACTCTCTTCCACAGCAGGTTACAACAGATTCGATGCTCCCTTCAACAGAAACTTGTAGTCCAACTGAGCCTACCTCAAACACCCCCATAGAGCCTGATCTGCCATGCAAAACACCTGAATCTGTGTCTTCTGAAACACACCCCTCAGAGCCACCGGTGCCTGCTGGAAATAGTGATATGGACAGTCGGAAAGAAGTAAGCCAAGAACCAGAAACGCCTGACCCTGGTGAGAAAAAAACTGATGATACTGAGACCACAAATAAGGTTCATACAACTAATACACAGGAATCTGTCTGcagtgagaaaacaaatgacCAAGAAAAGCAAAATAACTGCTCCCAGGTGCTAGTGATCACATCAGAGGAAGCAGTTCCTCCATCACCACAGTCGAAGCAGCCAAAATCTAACCAGTCTCGCTACCTCTCATCAACAGCCAACGTACTCTCAAGCAGCAACCTCAGAGATGACACAAAGCTGCTTCTGGAGCAAATTTCTGCACAAAGCCAAAGCAGGAATGAGGCTACCAAAGAGCCCGTCACCGATGATGAGAAAGAAGATGAAGCtgacaaaaatgccaaaagggagaaggaaagagggatGAGATCATtcagcagagggcagcaaaaGTCAAGTCAGGAGCgcgagaagctgctggagaagatCCAAAgcatgaggaaggagaggaaagtcTACAGTCGATTTGAG ATGGCACCTTAA
- the herc4 gene encoding probable E3 ubiquitin-protein ligase HERC4 — protein MLCWGNASYGQLGLGGIDEEIVVEPRKCGFFHGKKVCDVGCGHRHTAFLLEDGTVYTCGCNDLGQLGHEKSRKKPEQVVALDAQIIVAVSCGESHTLALNDKGQVFSWGLGSDGQLGLNNFEECVRVPRNIKSLSDVQIAQVACGHWHSHALSRGGQVFSWGQNRYGQLGLGMNGQSISTPQIIQSLQGIPFAQISAGGAHSFALTLSGAVFGWGRNKFGQLGLNDSNDRPFPALLKSLRSQRVIYISCGEDHTAALTKLRGVFTFGAGGYGQLGHNSTNHEINPRKVFELMGNVVTQISCGRQHTLAFTPSSGKMYSFGLGGNGQLGTRSTCNRKSPAPIKGPFIDCNTPTDTDLEQGCCVKRIYAGGDQSFAHYYTANTLQNTDDVRIQDSHRKICTLNENIIQKWLNHSPGRLPQEVSNEIDLVFSSASCLNGSFLSTSHPDHYSTSSKCSGVDMNMARLLFHRVVQQDHPEMSQQIAASLEKNLLPRLSNSPPDIEALRLYLTLPECPLFSERHNYVTITIPFAKSLISLKEAPLKVLGNWWSAFEPRVFQRLVELYKEVVVYLLQMHKVGIPAVEQRIFTCFLDTSLRLLEILHAVSERAGHIIQYDKFYIHELDDLIDIRNDYVTWIQRQMYPLGHDGVVTLCRYPFVFDAQAKTTLLQTDAVIQMQMAVDQAQMQNFSSMFLPAVESVNPCLILIVRRENIVGDTMEVLRKSKNVDYKKPLKVIFVGEEAVDAGGVRKEFFLLIMKELLDPKYGMFRYYEESRLIWFSNKTFEDIDLFNLIGVICGLAIYNLTIVELHFPVALYKKLLKRKPTLDDLKELMPDVGRSLQQLLDYTEDDLEEIFCLNFTITEENYGATEVLELIPNGEDINVNKSNRQEFVNAYVDYVFNTSVAPLFECFYAGFHKVCGGKVLELFQPNELQAMVIGNTTYDWMELQKSTEYKGEYWADHATIKLFWEVFHDLPLEKKKQFLLFLTGSDRIPILGMKSLKLVIQPTGGGEHYLPVAHTCFNLLDLPKYTSLETLREKLIQAIDHNQGFNLA, from the exons ATGCTGTGCTGGGGAAATGCTTCCTACGGGCAGTTAGGCTTGGGTGGGATTGATGAAGAGATTGTGGTTGAACCACGAAAATGTGGATTCTTCCACGGAAAGAAAGTGTGTGATGTGGGGTGtggccacagacacacagccttTCTGCTGGAGGATGGGACAGTGTACACCTGTGGCTGCAATGATCTAGGGCAGCTGGGACATGAGAAGTCCAGAAAGAAACCag aACAGGTTGTGGCACTGGATGCACAGATCATTGTGGCAGTGTCATGCGGGGAGTCCCACACACTCGCCCTGAACGACAAAGGACAGGTTTTCTCATGGGGTCTGGGCTCAGATGGACAGCTGGGCCTAAATAACTTTGAAGAATGTGTTCGTGTGCCTCG aaacatcaagAGTTTGTCAGATGTACAAATTGCTCAGGTAGCCTGTGGGCACTGGCATTCCCATGCACTTTCAAGAG GAGGCCAGGTCTTCTCCTGGGGCCAGAATCGATATGGACAGCTCGGCCTGGGCATGAACGGACAGAGCATTTCCACGCCCCAAATCATTCAGTCTCTGCAGGGTATTCCTTTTGCCCAGATATCAGCGGGTGGTGCTCACAGCTTCGCCCTCACTCTCTCAGGAGCCGTGTTTGGTTGGGGGCGCAACAAGTTTGGTCAGCTGGGTCTCAATGACAGCAATG ATCGGCCTTTCCCCGCCCTGCTGAAGTCCCTTAGGTCGCAGAGAGTGATTTACATCTCCTGTGGAGAGGAtcacacagctgcactgacCAAGTTAA GAGGTGTGTTTACATTCGGAGCAGGAGGATACGGACAGCTCGGTCACAACTCCACAAACCATGAAATCAACCCGAGGAAAGTGTTTGagctcatgggaaatgtagtcacCCAGATTTCATGTGGAAG GCAGCACACGTTGGCCTTCACGCCCTCCTCTGGAAAGATGTACTCGTTTGGGCTTGGTGGTAACGGGCAGCTTGGTACTCGCTCCACTTGCAACAGAAAAAGCCCCGCCCCTATCAAAGGTCCCTTCATAGACTGCAATACTCCAACAGATACAG ACTTGGAGCAGGGCTGTTGTGTCAAGAGGATTTACGCTGGAGGAGACCAGAGCTTTGCTCACTATTACACTGCCAAT ACGCTCCAGAACACAGATGATGTGAGGATACAAGATTCCCACAGAAAGATTTGCACCTTAAACGAGAACATCATACAGAAATGGTTGAATCACTCACCGGGACGACTCCCACAAGAAGTGTCTAA TGAGATTGACCTCGTGTTCTCTTCAGCAAGCTGCCTCAACGGATCTTTTCTGTCAACGAG TCACCCAGATCACTACAGTACCAGCAGCAAATGTTCAGGGGTGGATATGAACATGGCTCGCCTCCTGTTTCACAGAGTGGTCCAACAGGATCACCCTGAGATGTCTCAGCAG ATTGCTGCCAGTCTGGAGAAGAACCTGCTTCCCAGACTAAGTAACTCTCCTCCAGACATTGAAGCGCTGAGACTCTACCTCACTCTCCCAGAATGCCCTCTCTTCAGCGAACGACACAATTACGTGACGATCACCATCCCATTCGCCAAATCGCTTATCAGCCTTAAAGAGGCTCCGCTGAAGGTGCTAG GAAACTGGTGGTCTGCGTTTGAGCCCAGAGTCTTCCAGCGGCTGGTGGAGCTGTACAAGGAGGTGGTGGTGTATCTGCTTCAGATGCATAAGGTGGGCATCCCCGCAGTGGAGCAGAGGATTTTCACCTGTTTCCTGGACACGTCCCTCCGACTCCTGGAGATCTTGCACGCG GTGAGCGAGAGAGCGGGACACATCATTCAGTATGATAAATTCTACATCCATGAGTTGGATGACCTGATAGACATCAGAAATGACTACGTCACGTGGATTCAGAGGCAGATGTATCCGCTG GGTCATGATGGTGTGGTGACTCTGTGCAGGTATCCCTTTGTATTTGATGCCCAAGCAAAGACCACACTGCTTCAGACCGATGCTGTCATACAGATGCAG ATGGCTGTGGACCAGGCACAGATGCAGAACTTCAGCTCCATGTTCCTGCCCGCAGTGGAATCGGTCAACCCGTGCCTCATCCTCATCGTCAGGAGGGAAAATATCGTTGGAGACACGATGGAAGTCCTCAGGAAGTCGAAGAATGTTGACTACAAGAAACCGCTCAAG gtgATTTTCGTAGGAGAGGAGGCCGTCGACGCGGGAGGCGTGAGGAAGGagttcttcctcctcatcatgaAAGAGCTGCTAGATCCAAAATACGGGATGTTTCGCTACTACGAGGAGTCCAGGCTCATCTGGTTTTCAAACAAG ACCTTTGAGGACATTGACTTGTTCAACCTCATCGGGGTCATCTGCGGTCTGGCCATCTACAACCTCACTATCGTGGAGCTCCACTTCCCCGTGGCCCTCTACAAGAAGCTTCTGAAGAGGAAGCCAACGCTAGATGACCTTAAAGAGCTAATGCCAGATGTGGGAAG GAGTCTGCAGCAGTTACTGGACTACACAGAAGATGACCTTGAGGAGATCTTCTGCTTGAACTTCACA ATCACAGAGGAAAACTACGGCGCCACAGAGGTCTTGGAACTAATACCTAATGGTGAAGATATCAATGTCAACAAATCAAACAG GCAGGAATTTGTCAATGCATATGTAGACTATGTTTTCAACACATCAGTGGCCCCGCTGTTTGAGTGCTTCTATGCAGGCTTCCACAAGGTGTGCGGTGGAAAAGTTCTTGAGCTGTTCCAGCCAAATGAACTGCAAGCCATGGTCATTGGCAACACCACCTACGACTGGATGGAGCTCCAAAAG AGTACTGAATACAAAGGGGAGTACTGGGCTGACCATGCCACCATCAAGCTCTTCTGGGAGGTGTTCCACGATCTTCCTTTAGAGAAGAAAAAGCAGTTTCTGT TGTTCCTCACAGGAAGCGACCGCATACCCATCTTGGGCATGAAAAGCCTGAAGCTGGTGATCCAACCCACCGGTGGAGGGGAGCATTACTTACCTGTTGCTCACACCTGCTTCAACCTGCTGGACCTGCCCAAGTACACAAGTCTAGAAACACTCCGTGAGAAGCTTATACAGGCCATAGATCACAATCAAGGCTTTAATCttgcctga